In Streptomyces canus, one DNA window encodes the following:
- a CDS encoding alpha/beta hydrolase, whose product MGRFVRWAAVTAAAALLAAGCSGGSSGGGEGDERSSSARPSTTGAKALPAALTSQKLDWERCKATADSSPPGRDWQCATLKVPLDWSKPDGETIDLALIRSKARGGDRIGSLLFNFGGPGASGVAGMPGYAATVSLLRERYDLVSWDPRGVGASEGVRCRSDKETQAAEAVDATPDTPAEERAYLRDATDFAQGCEKGVGGLLAHVSTTDTARDMDLMRQVLGDTALHYFGISYGTQLGGVYAHLFPENVGRLVLDAVVDPTADLVDHRKNQARGFQRALDNYLESTGQDPDRGTRKIADLLKRIDADPLDTYSGRKLTQVLAFTGMVWPLYRQDSWPSLTSALDTAEQGDGSELLALADGYNERDASGRYGMATQSQRVISCLDDKQRPTLAETKKLLPEFERISPVFGPFLGWDAAGWCHDWPVPGQYETPEVSAPSAAPVLVIGNTGDPATPYEGARRMADELGKGVGVELTWKGEGHGAYGNGSDCVNSTVNAYVLKGTVPKDGKVCGRRQ is encoded by the coding sequence ATGGGGCGTTTCGTACGGTGGGCGGCTGTGACCGCCGCGGCCGCACTGCTGGCGGCGGGCTGCAGCGGCGGCTCGTCCGGCGGTGGTGAAGGGGACGAGCGGTCGAGCAGCGCGAGGCCCAGCACCACAGGCGCGAAAGCGCTGCCCGCCGCGCTGACCTCGCAGAAGCTCGACTGGGAGCGCTGCAAGGCCACGGCGGACTCCTCCCCGCCCGGCAGGGACTGGCAGTGTGCGACGTTGAAGGTGCCGCTCGACTGGTCGAAGCCGGACGGCGAGACGATCGACCTCGCACTGATCCGCTCCAAGGCCCGCGGCGGCGACCGCATCGGCTCACTCCTGTTCAACTTCGGCGGCCCCGGCGCGTCGGGCGTCGCCGGAATGCCCGGGTACGCCGCCACCGTCTCCCTGCTGCGCGAGCGATACGACCTGGTGAGCTGGGATCCGCGCGGGGTCGGCGCCAGCGAAGGCGTCCGTTGCCGGAGCGACAAGGAGACCCAGGCCGCCGAGGCGGTGGACGCCACCCCGGACACCCCTGCCGAGGAACGGGCGTACCTCCGGGACGCCACCGACTTCGCCCAGGGCTGCGAGAAGGGCGTGGGCGGACTGCTGGCACACGTCTCGACCACCGACACCGCACGGGACATGGACCTGATGCGCCAGGTCCTCGGCGACACCGCGCTGCACTACTTCGGCATCTCGTACGGCACCCAGCTGGGCGGCGTCTACGCCCATCTGTTCCCCGAGAACGTGGGGCGGCTGGTGCTCGACGCGGTCGTCGATCCGACCGCCGACCTGGTGGACCACCGCAAGAACCAGGCACGGGGCTTCCAGCGCGCCCTCGACAACTACCTCGAATCCACCGGCCAGGACCCCGACCGGGGCACCCGGAAGATCGCGGACCTGCTGAAGCGGATCGACGCGGACCCGCTGGACACGTATTCCGGGCGGAAGCTGACCCAGGTGCTGGCGTTCACCGGGATGGTCTGGCCGTTGTACCGCCAGGACAGCTGGCCCTCGCTGACCAGCGCTCTCGACACGGCCGAGCAGGGGGACGGCTCCGAACTGCTGGCGCTCGCCGACGGCTACAACGAACGGGATGCCTCGGGCCGCTACGGCATGGCGACGCAGTCACAACGGGTCATATCGTGCTTGGACGACAAGCAGCGGCCCACGCTCGCGGAGACGAAGAAGCTGCTGCCCGAGTTCGAGAGGATCTCGCCCGTCTTCGGCCCCTTCCTCGGCTGGGACGCGGCCGGCTGGTGCCACGACTGGCCGGTGCCCGGGCAGTACGAGACCCCGGAGGTGAGCGCGCCCAGTGCGGCACCGGTGCTGGTGATCGGCAACACGGGCGATCCGGCGACCCCGTACGAGGGGGCCCGCAGGATGGCGGACGAGTTGGGCAAGGGCGTCGGCGTGGAGCTCACCTGGAAAGGCGAGGGACACGGGGCGTACGGGAACGGGAGCGACTGTGTGAACTCCACGGTGAACGCGTACGTGCTGAAGGGCACGGTGCCCAAGGACGGCAAGGTCTGCGGTCGGCGCCAGTAG
- a CDS encoding MGMT family protein, whose amino-acid sequence MSEQSLPRDAHPEYADTLPEYAERVLDVAERIPPGRVMTYGDVAEWLEEGGPRQVGRVMALYGGAVPWWRVVRSDGVLLPGHELRALGHYRAEGTPLKEASRAAENHLPRLDMRRARWDGGDRAEGHT is encoded by the coding sequence ATGAGCGAGCAGAGCCTTCCTCGGGACGCCCACCCGGAGTACGCGGACACGCTGCCGGAGTACGCCGAGCGGGTCCTCGACGTCGCCGAACGCATTCCGCCCGGGCGCGTCATGACGTACGGCGACGTTGCCGAGTGGCTGGAGGAGGGCGGGCCCCGGCAGGTCGGCCGGGTCATGGCCCTGTACGGCGGAGCCGTCCCCTGGTGGCGGGTCGTCCGCTCGGACGGCGTCCTGCTTCCTGGGCACGAACTGCGGGCGCTCGGCCACTACCGCGCCGAGGGCACGCCCCTGAAGGAGGCGAGCAGGGCCGCCGAGAACCATCTGCCGCGCCTCGACATGAGACGGGCGCGCTGGGACGGCGGCGATCGTGCGGAGGGTCACACCTGA
- a CDS encoding alpha/beta hydrolase — MPNPPRLRAAALTATALLLTSVLAGCGDDSQDEDLSAQKLSWKDCPAPSQAEGGGDAPSPLPGDEKWQCTTLKAPLDWTKPKGDTIGLALIRAKASGPEDKRIGSLVFNFGGPGGSGVTTLPAFGTDYAKLRTRYDLVSFDPRGVGRSAPVECLNDPQLDVYFEQDWTPDDSAERASLLDNTKEFNAACEENSRKMLPHVRTTDAARDMDLMRQVLGDDKLHYFGISYGTELGGVYAHLFPKHVGRAVFDAVVDPTQSSEQGSLGQAEGFQLALDNFAEDCTSQPTDCPVGDTAQDVKNRIAELLAALDRKPIPGIGQRVLTQTAATNGIAQALYSKDFWEYLTEGLEQAYDGDGSILMLLSDSMNGRSENGEYSNIAAANISINCADDKPRYTSAEVERKLPEFRAASPLFGDFLAWSMVSCTDWAVAGAADHPDVSATGSAPILVVGNTGDPATPYEGARKMVEALGAGVGVELTYKGQGHGAYDSKNKCVQGAVNGYLLSGKVPAAGTVCS; from the coding sequence ATGCCGAATCCCCCTCGACTGCGCGCCGCCGCCCTGACCGCCACCGCCCTTCTGCTGACCTCCGTGCTGGCGGGCTGCGGCGACGACTCCCAGGACGAGGACCTGTCGGCCCAGAAGCTGAGCTGGAAGGACTGCCCGGCACCCTCCCAGGCCGAGGGTGGTGGTGACGCCCCTTCACCGCTGCCGGGTGACGAGAAGTGGCAGTGCACCACCCTCAAGGCCCCTCTCGACTGGACGAAGCCCAAGGGCGACACGATCGGCCTCGCCCTGATCCGGGCGAAGGCCAGTGGCCCCGAGGACAAGCGCATCGGCTCGCTCGTCTTCAACTTCGGCGGGCCCGGCGGCTCGGGCGTCACCACACTGCCCGCCTTCGGCACGGACTACGCGAAACTGCGCACCCGCTACGACCTGGTGAGCTTCGACCCTCGCGGGGTCGGCCGCAGCGCCCCGGTGGAATGCCTGAACGATCCCCAGCTCGACGTGTACTTCGAGCAGGACTGGACCCCTGACGACTCGGCCGAGCGCGCCTCGCTGCTGGACAACACCAAGGAGTTCAACGCGGCCTGCGAGGAGAACTCCAGGAAGATGCTGCCGCATGTGCGCACGACGGACGCGGCCCGCGACATGGACCTGATGCGCCAGGTCCTCGGCGACGACAAGCTGCACTACTTCGGCATCTCGTACGGCACCGAACTCGGCGGCGTCTACGCCCACCTGTTCCCGAAGCACGTGGGGCGCGCGGTCTTCGACGCGGTCGTCGACCCGACGCAGAGCAGCGAGCAGGGTTCGCTCGGACAGGCCGAAGGATTCCAGCTCGCGCTCGACAACTTCGCCGAGGACTGCACCTCGCAGCCCACGGACTGCCCCGTCGGGGACACCGCGCAGGATGTCAAGAACCGCATCGCCGAACTGCTGGCCGCCCTCGACCGCAAGCCGATCCCCGGCATCGGGCAGCGGGTGCTGACCCAGACCGCCGCGACCAACGGCATCGCGCAGGCGCTGTACTCGAAGGACTTCTGGGAGTACCTCACCGAGGGCCTGGAGCAGGCGTACGACGGCGACGGCAGCATCCTGATGCTGCTGTCCGACTCGATGAACGGTCGCAGCGAGAACGGCGAGTACAGCAACATCGCCGCGGCCAACATCTCCATCAACTGTGCCGACGACAAGCCCCGGTACACCTCCGCCGAGGTCGAGCGGAAGCTGCCCGAGTTCCGCGCCGCGTCACCGCTGTTCGGCGACTTCTTGGCCTGGTCGATGGTCAGTTGCACCGACTGGGCCGTGGCGGGCGCCGCCGACCATCCCGACGTGAGCGCCACCGGCTCGGCACCGATCCTGGTCGTGGGCAACACCGGGGACCCGGCGACCCCCTACGAGGGCGCGCGCAAGATGGTGGAGGCGCTCGGAGCGGGCGTCGGGGTCGAGCTGACGTACAAGGGACAGGGGCACGGGGCGTACGACAGCAAGAACAAGTGTGTCCAGGGCGCCGTGAACGGCTATCTCCTGAGCGGAAAGGTGCCGGCGGCCGGGACCGTCTGCTCCTAG
- the moeZ gene encoding adenylyltransferase/sulfurtransferase MoeZ — MSLPPLVEPASELTVDEVRRYSRHLIIPDVGMDGQKRLKNAKVLCVGAGGLGSPALMYLAAAGVGTLGIVEFDEVDESNLQRQIIHSQADIGRSKAASARDSVLGINPYVNVILHEERLEADNVMDIFSQYDLIVDGTDNFATRYLVNDACVLLNKPYVWGSIYRFDGQASVFWSEHGPCYRCLYPEPPPPGMVPSCAEGGVLGVLCASIGSIQVTEAIKVLTGIGEPLVGRLMIYDALEMQYRQVKVRKDPNCAVCGENPTVTELIDYEAFCGVVSEEAQEAAAGSTITPKQLKEWIDDGENIEIIDVREINEYEIVSIPGARLIPKNEFLMGTALEGLPQDKKIVLHCKTGVRSAEVLAVLKSAGFSDAVHVGGGVIGWVNQIEPDKPVY; from the coding sequence GTGTCGCTGCCACCCCTGGTCGAGCCCGCCTCCGAGCTCACCGTAGACGAGGTCCGCAGGTACTCCCGCCACCTGATCATCCCCGATGTCGGGATGGACGGGCAGAAGCGGCTGAAGAACGCCAAGGTGCTCTGTGTGGGCGCCGGCGGCCTGGGCTCGCCGGCGCTGATGTACCTGGCCGCGGCGGGCGTCGGCACGCTCGGCATCGTGGAGTTCGACGAGGTCGACGAGTCGAACCTGCAGCGCCAGATCATCCACAGCCAGGCCGACATCGGCCGCTCCAAGGCCGCGTCCGCGCGCGACTCGGTCCTCGGCATCAACCCGTACGTGAACGTGATCCTTCACGAGGAGCGGCTCGAGGCCGACAACGTGATGGACATCTTCAGCCAGTACGACCTGATCGTCGACGGAACCGACAACTTCGCGACCCGCTACCTGGTCAACGACGCGTGCGTGCTGCTGAACAAGCCGTACGTCTGGGGCTCGATCTACCGCTTCGACGGCCAGGCCTCCGTCTTCTGGTCCGAGCACGGCCCCTGCTACCGCTGCCTCTACCCGGAGCCCCCGCCCCCCGGCATGGTCCCCTCCTGCGCCGAGGGCGGCGTCCTGGGCGTGCTGTGCGCGTCCATCGGCTCCATCCAGGTCACCGAGGCGATCAAGGTCCTCACGGGCATCGGCGAGCCGCTCGTCGGCCGCCTGATGATCTACGACGCCCTCGAGATGCAGTACCGCCAGGTCAAGGTCCGCAAGGACCCGAACTGCGCGGTCTGCGGCGAGAACCCGACCGTCACCGAGCTCATCGACTACGAGGCCTTCTGCGGCGTCGTCTCCGAGGAGGCCCAGGAGGCGGCCGCCGGCTCGACGATCACTCCGAAGCAGCTCAAGGAGTGGATCGACGACGGCGAGAACATCGAGATCATCGACGTCCGCGAGATCAACGAGTACGAGATCGTCTCCATCCCGGGCGCGAGGCTGATCCCGAAGAACGAGTTCCTCATGGGCACCGCCCTGGAGGGCCTCCCGCAGGACAAGAAGATCGTCCTGCACTGCAAGACGGGTGTCCGCAGTGCGGAAGTCCTCGCTGTCCTGAAGTCCGCGGGCTTCTCCGACGCCGTGCACGTCGGCGGCGGTGTGATCGGCTGGGTCAACCAGATCGAGCCGGACAAGCCGGTCTACTAG
- a CDS encoding lysylphosphatidylglycerol synthase domain-containing protein: MKPQGVHPEDAESTSDASSRPDTAGADGKDTDARVEEVHVDEVESDEPLLPARVHRPSDLMRLLVGVLAVVVLLAIAAFAHGTTSGLEQDINKGTGQAPDLLIKIAGLASSIAILLVPVAFAIERLIKRDGLRIADGVLAAVLAHGVTLATDLWVAKAAPGSIQEALTQPSPGDIHALTDPVHGYLAPVIAYMTAVGMSRRPRWRAVLWIVLMLDAFSMLVTGYTTPFSIILTVLIGWTVAYGTLYAVGSPNVRPTGRTLIAGLRTVGFHPVSAAREEASETAENSDRGRRYFVTLEDGPPLDVTVVDREQQAQGFFYRVWRNLTLRGFATRSSLQSLRQALEQEALLAYAAIAAGANAPKLIATSELGPDAVMLVYEHTGGRTLESLAEEEITDELLRNTWRQVQALQSRRIAHRRLAGDAILVDRSGAVILTDLRGGEIAASTLLLRMDVAQLVTTLGLLAGAERAVASAVSILGPDAVADCLPMLQPIALTRSTRATLRRLARERAQREREAVLDASQQAKQARLEEAPENAPVLEKPDKKTVKAEARAEKRAIDEAIEEAREEDLLTQIRHQVLLIRPQAPVEPARLERVKPRTLISFIAGAIGAYFLLTQLTHIEFGPLVANAEWGWVAAAVLFSACSYFAAAMALLGFVPERVGFLRTVAAQVAGSFVKIVAPAAVGGVALNTRFLQRQGVRPGLAVASVGASQLFGLGCHILMLLSFGYLTGTEKTPSLSPSRTVIAGLLTVAVLVLVVTSVPFLRKFVVTRVRSLFAGVVPRMLDVLQRPQKLVTGIGGMLLLTACFVMCLDASIRAFGPEGTSLSIASVAVVFLAGNALGSAAPTPGGVGAVEATLTVGLIAVGLPKEVAAPAVLLFRLLTLWLPVLPGWLAFNQLSRKGAL, from the coding sequence ATGAAGCCACAGGGTGTGCACCCGGAGGACGCCGAGAGCACCTCTGACGCTTCGTCGCGCCCCGACACCGCCGGCGCGGACGGCAAGGACACCGACGCCCGCGTCGAGGAGGTGCACGTCGACGAGGTCGAGAGCGACGAACCGCTGCTCCCCGCGCGCGTGCACCGGCCCTCCGACCTCATGCGACTGCTGGTCGGCGTGCTGGCCGTCGTCGTCCTGCTCGCGATCGCCGCGTTCGCCCACGGCACCACCTCCGGCCTCGAACAGGACATCAACAAGGGCACCGGTCAGGCGCCCGACCTGCTCATCAAGATCGCCGGTCTCGCCTCCAGCATCGCGATCCTCCTCGTCCCGGTCGCGTTCGCGATCGAGCGGCTGATCAAGCGCGACGGACTACGGATCGCCGACGGCGTGCTCGCCGCGGTCCTCGCCCACGGTGTGACGCTCGCCACCGATCTGTGGGTCGCCAAGGCCGCCCCGGGCTCGATCCAGGAGGCGCTCACCCAGCCCTCCCCCGGTGACATCCACGCCCTCACCGACCCGGTGCACGGCTATCTGGCGCCCGTCATCGCCTATATGACGGCCGTCGGCATGTCCCGCAGGCCGCGCTGGCGGGCAGTGCTGTGGATCGTGCTGATGCTCGACGCGTTCTCGATGCTCGTCACCGGCTACACCACACCGTTCTCGATCATCCTGACGGTGCTGATCGGCTGGACGGTCGCCTACGGGACGCTGTACGCGGTCGGCTCGCCCAATGTCCGGCCCACCGGGCGGACGCTGATCGCGGGCCTCAGGACCGTCGGCTTCCACCCGGTCAGCGCCGCGCGCGAGGAGGCCTCGGAGACCGCGGAGAACAGCGACCGTGGCCGGCGCTACTTCGTCACCCTGGAGGACGGCCCCCCGCTGGATGTGACGGTGGTCGACCGGGAGCAACAGGCGCAGGGCTTCTTCTACCGCGTGTGGCGCAATCTCACGCTGCGCGGCTTCGCCACCCGCAGCAGCCTCCAGTCGCTCAGGCAGGCGCTGGAGCAGGAGGCACTGCTCGCCTACGCGGCCATCGCCGCCGGCGCCAACGCGCCCAAGCTGATCGCCACCTCCGAGCTCGGCCCCGACGCCGTGATGCTGGTCTACGAGCACACCGGCGGGCGCACCCTCGAGTCGCTGGCCGAGGAGGAGATCACCGACGAACTGCTGCGCAACACCTGGCGTCAGGTGCAGGCGCTGCAGTCGCGGCGTATCGCGCACCGCAGGCTCGCGGGTGACGCGATTCTGGTGGATCGTTCCGGTGCGGTGATCCTCACCGATCTTCGTGGCGGCGAGATCGCGGCCAGCACCCTGCTGCTGCGCATGGACGTCGCCCAACTGGTGACGACCCTGGGGCTGCTGGCCGGCGCGGAGCGCGCGGTGGCCTCGGCGGTCAGCATCCTCGGCCCAGACGCCGTGGCCGACTGTCTGCCGATGCTGCAGCCCATCGCGCTGACGCGCTCCACGCGCGCGACGCTGCGCAGACTGGCCCGGGAGCGGGCCCAGCGCGAGCGTGAGGCGGTCCTGGATGCGTCCCAGCAGGCCAAGCAGGCCCGTCTGGAGGAGGCGCCGGAGAACGCACCCGTACTCGAGAAGCCCGACAAGAAGACCGTCAAGGCGGAGGCGCGGGCCGAGAAGCGGGCCATCGACGAGGCCATCGAGGAGGCGCGCGAGGAGGACCTGCTGACGCAGATCCGCCACCAGGTGCTGCTGATCAGGCCACAGGCACCGGTCGAACCGGCCCGCCTGGAGCGGGTCAAGCCGCGCACGCTGATCAGCTTCATCGCGGGTGCCATCGGCGCGTACTTCCTGCTGACGCAGCTCACCCACATCGAGTTCGGGCCGCTCGTCGCCAACGCCGAGTGGGGCTGGGTCGCGGCTGCGGTGCTCTTCTCGGCGTGCAGCTACTTCGCCGCGGCCATGGCGCTGCTGGGCTTCGTGCCCGAGCGGGTGGGGTTCCTGCGCACGGTCGCGGCCCAGGTCGCCGGTTCGTTCGTGAAGATCGTCGCTCCGGCCGCGGTCGGCGGTGTGGCACTCAACACGCGCTTCCTGCAACGCCAGGGGGTGCGGCCGGGTCTCGCGGTGGCGAGTGTCGGCGCCTCGCAGTTGTTCGGTCTCGGCTGCCACATTTTGATGCTGCTGTCCTTCGGCTACCTGACCGGTACCGAGAAGACGCCGTCGCTGTCGCCGTCCCGAACGGTCATCGCGGGTCTGCTGACGGTGGCGGTGCTCGTGCTCGTGGTCACCTCGGTGCCGTTCCTCAGGAAATTCGTCGTCACGCGCGTGAGGTCGCTGTTCGCGGGTGTCGTGCCGCGCATGCTGGACGTGCTCCAGCGGCCGCAGAAGCTGGTCACCGGCATCGGCGGCATGCTGCTGCTGACGGCCTGCTTCGTGATGTGTCTGGACGCCTCGATCCGCGCCTTCGGTCCGGAGGGGACCTCGCTCAGCATCGCCAGCGTCGCCGTCGTCTTCCTCGCCGGCAACGCGCTCGGGTCGGCGGCCCCGACACCGGGCGGTGTGGGCGCCGTGGAGGCCACGTTGACGGTCGGTCTGATCGCCGTGGGACTCCCCAAGGAGGTCGCCGCCCCGGCCGTCCTGCTGTTCCGTCTGCTGACGCTGTGGCTGCCGGTGCTGCCGGGCTGGCTGGCCTTCAACCAGCTGTCCCGGAAGGGTGCGCTGTAG
- a CDS encoding DUF3492 domain-containing protein, with protein sequence MRIGLLTEGGYPYVSGDARLWCDRLVRGLEQHEFDIYALSRSERQEDEGWVQLPPQVGRVITAPLWTAPDDGVVYGRRARRRFAESYGELAAALSEGGVGDASGESPAAEADRFASALYGLAELARDEGGLVGALRSETAVRALERACRAPGARQTAREARVPDLLAVAAHLERALRPLSLDWYEDDGLGAVDLCHAASGGPAALPGLLAHHFCGVPLLVTEYGVRLRTHYLADTESAPAVRALLAAFHGRLATETYRRAAVVTPGNTHARRWQERCGADREKLRTVYPGMDAARFTEVGESAECGDPDRLVWVGRVEPAKDLISLLHAFAEIRKEEPKARLRIVGAPTGPEGAAYLGHCKALAAQLFPDEAEGLHAVGDNPVSFEEIGGPEVPTLADAYASGAVTVLSSVVEGFPISLVEAMFCGRATVSTDVGAVVEVIGGTGLVVPPRNPKALAEACVTLLRDSERRERLGAAARARALELFTVEQNITAFHGIYLEIVSHTPVRRVALGGIGEPLPFAAPAEAHVPGHWTELNTRVVARSGPGWAAGPPVHATPPFAATEGASG encoded by the coding sequence GTGCGCATAGGACTGCTTACGGAGGGTGGCTATCCGTATGTGAGCGGTGACGCCAGGCTCTGGTGCGACCGGCTCGTGCGCGGCCTCGAGCAGCACGAGTTCGACATCTACGCGCTCAGTCGCAGCGAGCGCCAGGAGGACGAGGGCTGGGTCCAACTGCCGCCGCAGGTCGGCCGGGTCATCACGGCCCCACTGTGGACCGCGCCGGACGACGGGGTGGTCTACGGCAGGCGCGCGCGCCGGCGCTTCGCCGAGTCCTACGGCGAGTTGGCGGCGGCGCTGTCCGAAGGGGGGGTCGGCGACGCCTCGGGGGAGTCGCCGGCTGCCGAGGCGGACCGTTTCGCCAGTGCCCTGTACGGGCTCGCCGAACTCGCCCGCGACGAGGGCGGACTGGTGGGGGCGCTCCGCTCCGAGACCGCCGTACGCGCCCTGGAGCGCGCCTGTCGCGCACCCGGCGCCCGGCAGACGGCGCGCGAGGCGCGCGTACCGGATCTGCTGGCTGTCGCCGCGCACCTGGAGCGCGCCCTGCGCCCTCTCTCGCTCGACTGGTACGAGGACGACGGCCTCGGCGCGGTCGACCTGTGCCACGCGGCCTCCGGCGGCCCGGCCGCCCTGCCCGGTCTCCTCGCGCACCACTTCTGCGGCGTCCCGCTGCTGGTGACCGAGTACGGCGTGCGGTTGCGCACGCACTACCTGGCCGACACCGAGTCCGCGCCCGCCGTACGGGCCTTGCTCGCCGCCTTCCACGGCCGGCTGGCCACCGAGACCTACCGGCGGGCCGCGGTCGTCACGCCCGGCAACACCCACGCCCGCCGCTGGCAGGAGCGCTGCGGCGCCGATCGCGAGAAGCTGCGCACGGTCTACCCCGGCATGGACGCCGCCCGCTTCACGGAGGTGGGGGAGTCCGCGGAGTGCGGGGACCCGGACAGGCTGGTCTGGGTGGGCCGCGTCGAACCCGCCAAGGACCTGATCTCGCTTCTCCACGCCTTCGCGGAGATCCGCAAGGAGGAGCCCAAGGCGCGTCTGAGAATCGTCGGCGCGCCCACCGGCCCCGAGGGCGCGGCCTACTTGGGGCACTGCAAGGCGCTGGCCGCGCAGCTCTTCCCGGACGAGGCGGAGGGGCTGCACGCCGTCGGCGACAATCCCGTCTCGTTCGAGGAGATCGGCGGCCCCGAGGTGCCCACCCTCGCCGACGCATACGCCTCGGGCGCGGTCACCGTCCTGTCCAGTGTCGTCGAGGGCTTCCCGATCAGCCTCGTCGAGGCCATGTTCTGCGGCCGGGCCACCGTGTCGACCGACGTCGGCGCGGTCGTGGAGGTCATCGGCGGCACGGGGCTCGTCGTCCCGCCACGCAACCCGAAGGCGCTCGCGGAGGCGTGCGTGACGCTGCTGCGCGACTCCGAGCGCCGTGAGCGCCTCGGCGCTGCCGCCCGCGCCCGTGCACTCGAACTGTTCACCGTGGAGCAGAACATCACGGCATTTCACGGCATTTACCTGGAGATCGTCTCGCACACGCCGGTCCGCCGGGTCGCGCTGGGCGGCATCGGCGAGCCCCTCCCGTTCGCCGCCCCCGCCGAGGCCCATGTCCCTGGCCACTGGACCGAGCTCAACACCCGCGTCGTGGCCCGAAGCGGCCCCGGCTGGGCCGCGGGACCTCCGGTTCACGCGACGCCGCCCTTCGCCGCCACGGAAGGAGCGTCCGGATGA
- a CDS encoding NAD-dependent epimerase/dehydratase family protein has protein sequence MRVLLIGANGYLGRFVADRLLADPAVQLTALGRGDDADVRFDLASGSPGALTRFLDAVHPGVVVNCAGATRGGARELTRHNTVAVATVCEALRRSRCGARLVQIGCGAEYGPSQPGSSTAEDAVPRPGGPYGVSKLAATELVLGSGLDAVVLRVFSPAGPGTPAGSPLGRLAEAMRRAMQSGDGELKLAGLGAQRDFVDVRDVARAVHAASLSAAQGVINIGSGRAVRLRDAAAVLARVAGYGGALHELDGPPGPLRATIGHPRSEPDHAGPVAYPYPDGCGSWQQADVRTARDRLGWRPRINLEESLADIWMEAACRI, from the coding sequence ATGAGAGTCCTGCTGATCGGAGCCAACGGCTACCTCGGCCGCTTCGTCGCCGACCGCCTGCTCGCCGACCCCGCCGTCCAGCTCACCGCGCTCGGCCGCGGCGACGACGCGGACGTCCGCTTCGACCTCGCGTCCGGCAGCCCCGGAGCCCTCACCCGCTTCCTCGACGCGGTCCACCCGGGCGTCGTCGTCAACTGCGCCGGCGCCACCCGTGGCGGTGCCCGCGAACTCACCCGCCACAACACGGTCGCGGTAGCCACCGTCTGCGAGGCCCTGCGGCGCAGCCGCTGCGGTGCCCGTCTGGTGCAGATCGGCTGCGGCGCGGAGTACGGCCCCAGCCAGCCCGGCTCCTCCACGGCCGAGGACGCCGTCCCCCGCCCCGGCGGTCCGTACGGCGTCAGCAAACTCGCCGCCACCGAACTGGTCCTCGGATCCGGCCTGGACGCGGTCGTCCTGCGGGTCTTCTCACCGGCGGGCCCCGGCACTCCCGCGGGCTCTCCGCTCGGCCGTCTCGCCGAGGCCATGCGCCGCGCCATGCAGTCCGGCGACGGTGAACTGAAACTCGCCGGCCTCGGCGCCCAGCGCGACTTCGTCGACGTCCGCGATGTGGCCCGCGCCGTCCACGCGGCCTCGCTCTCCGCCGCACAGGGCGTCATCAACATCGGCTCGGGCCGTGCCGTCCGCCTCCGCGACGCCGCCGCCGTCCTGGCCCGGGTCGCCGGATACGGCGGCGCCCTCCACGAACTCGACGGTCCTCCCGGCCCGCTGAGGGCGACCATCGGGCATCCCCGCTCCGAACCGGACCACGCGGGACCCGTCGCGTATCCGTACCCCGACGGCTGCGGCAGCTGGCAGCAGGCCGACGTGCGCACCGCACGCGACCGGCTCGGCTGGCGCCCCCGGATCAACCTCGAAGAGTCCCTCGCCGACATCTGGATGGAGGCGGCATGCCGCATCTGA
- a CDS encoding spherulation-specific family 4 protein: MPHLTSTKTNTPSTDLRVGFGAPGFAHPLVAPAEWAELTRPGTPLHWAVLNVADGPGARPDPHCLEAAGRLRNAGVRVLGHLDTSGVRTYSELLPEAHLYVDWYQVDGFLLDHCPTEHAALPEVRRTVTALRSIRDDAHIVLGHGTHPHPGYAENADQLVTFSGPWSDYRWSQVAEWTADYPPDRFCHLVFGVPGPHLEEALRIARWQGASTIWFTDRTDRGGRVDPWATMPGYWDELVSRIGTGVSE; encoded by the coding sequence ATGCCGCATCTGACCAGCACGAAGACAAACACGCCGAGCACCGACCTGCGCGTCGGCTTCGGTGCCCCCGGCTTCGCCCACCCCTTGGTCGCCCCCGCCGAATGGGCCGAACTCACCCGTCCCGGCACCCCGCTGCACTGGGCCGTCCTCAACGTCGCCGACGGACCCGGTGCCCGCCCCGACCCGCACTGCCTCGAAGCGGCCGGCCGGCTGCGCAACGCGGGCGTCCGCGTCCTCGGTCACCTCGACACCTCCGGGGTCCGCACCTACAGCGAGTTGCTCCCCGAGGCACACCTCTACGTCGACTGGTACCAGGTCGACGGCTTCCTCCTGGACCACTGCCCGACCGAACACGCCGCGCTCCCCGAAGTCCGCCGCACCGTCACCGCGCTCCGCTCGATCCGTGACGATGCCCACATCGTCCTCGGCCACGGCACCCATCCCCACCCCGGGTACGCCGAGAACGCCGACCAGTTGGTCACCTTCTCCGGCCCCTGGAGCGACTACCGCTGGTCGCAGGTGGCCGAGTGGACCGCCGACTACCCGCCCGACCGCTTCTGCCACCTCGTCTTCGGAGTGCCGGGCCCGCACCTCGAGGAGGCCCTGCGGATCGCGCGCTGGCAGGGCGCCTCGACGATCTGGTTCACCGACCGCACGGACCGCGGCGGTCGCGTCGACCCCTGGGCGACCATGCCCGGCTACTGGGACGAACTCGTCTCGCGGATCGGAACGGGTGTCTCGGAATGA